One genomic segment of Chloroflexota bacterium includes these proteins:
- a CDS encoding hydrogenase iron-sulfur subunit has product MAEEREFEPVIVGFFCNWCTATAADLAGTLRMQYPANIRPIRTMCSGSVDPVYVLRALLGGADGVMVGGCPPGDCHYVSGNLKARRRMAILKTVLSTLGLEDDRVWIKWISAAEGAKFARTMNEVTESTRKLGPNPMGKDWSI; this is encoded by the coding sequence GTGGCCGAGGAAAGAGAGTTTGAACCGGTAATCGTGGGCTTCTTCTGCAACTGGTGTACGGCTACCGCTGCCGACCTCGCCGGCACGCTCCGCATGCAGTACCCGGCCAATATCCGCCCCATCCGAACCATGTGCAGCGGGTCGGTGGACCCGGTTTACGTTTTGCGGGCACTGCTCGGCGGGGCCGATGGCGTGATGGTGGGGGGATGTCCTCCCGGCGACTGCCACTACGTCTCCGGAAATCTCAAGGCCAGAAGGAGAATGGCCATATTGAAGACCGTACTGAGTACCCTCGGCCTTGAGGACGATAGGGTCTGGATAAAATGGATAAGCGCTGCCGAGGGCGCCAAGTTTGCCCGCACCATGAATGAAGTCACCGAGTCAACCAGGAAATTGGGGCCAAATCCAATGGGAAAGGACTGGTCCATTTAG
- a CDS encoding Coenzyme F420 hydrogenase/dehydrogenase, beta subunit C-terminal domain: MERYAILPVENQDVLGAIRQFLAGLLEKKLVDALLVPLELPTGDNVVPTIVSSPEQLQRANPLAPVMPVSSSRLVSRITMISSSPERLGVVLRSCELRALVELVKLKQASLENLLLIGIDCFGTYSIDDYGKSVQESSSPTEDFLDRIREGKEDPLLRQACQVCEYPAPMGADLTIGLLCAKLDTGVLLVAGTPEGEKAIQEMGLEEVKAEEREAAIAKLVAERARKREEMLKQTRENIRGLDKL, translated from the coding sequence ATGGAGCGGTACGCAATTTTGCCTGTTGAAAACCAAGACGTACTCGGGGCGATTCGCCAGTTCCTGGCCGGTCTCCTGGAAAAGAAACTGGTCGATGCGCTGCTGGTACCCTTGGAACTGCCTACCGGCGACAACGTGGTGCCGACCATCGTGAGCAGCCCGGAGCAACTGCAAAGGGCCAATCCACTGGCGCCAGTGATGCCGGTGAGTTCCTCTCGCCTCGTCTCCAGGATCACCATGATATCTTCAAGTCCGGAGCGGCTGGGCGTTGTGCTGCGCTCCTGTGAACTCAGGGCGCTCGTCGAACTGGTGAAACTCAAGCAGGCCTCGCTGGAAAATTTACTCCTTATCGGCATTGATTGTTTTGGGACTTACTCTATTGATGACTACGGGAAATCAGTCCAGGAAAGCTCATCACCGACCGAGGATTTCCTGGACCGAATTCGAGAGGGAAAAGAGGACCCTCTCCTCCGCCAGGCCTGCCAGGTCTGCGAATATCCGGCCCCCATGGGCGCTGACCTCACCATCGGTCTGCTCTGCGCCAAACTTGATACTGGTGTCCTGCTGGTGGCGGGAACGCCGGAGGGAGAGAAAGCGATTCAAGAGATGGGCCTTGAGGAGGTAAAAGCCGAAGAGAGGGAGGCAGCGATAGCAAAGCTAGTTGCGGAAAGGGCACGGAAGCGGGAGGAAATGCTGAAGCAAACCCGGGAAAACATCCGGGGTCTGGATAAGCT